Below is a window of Desulfurobacterium atlanticum DNA.
GTCATAAGAACATCCCGGGAAATACCTTTAACCTTTAAATCCATCTGAATAGCTGTCACTCCTTTTCGTGTTCCTGCAACCTTAAAGTCCATATCCCCAAGATGGTCCTCATCGCCAAGAATATCTGAAAGAACAACAAAATTATCCCCTTCTATAATCAATCCCATTGCTATACCAGCAACCTGCGCTTTTATAGGAACACCAGCATCCATCAGAGAAAGACTGCCTCCACAAACTGTCGCCATAGAAGAAGAACCGTTTGATTCAAGAATATCAGAAACAACCCTGATAACGTAAGGAAATTCAGATTCATCAGGAATTACAGGAGCAAGAGCCCTTTCAGCAAGAGCACCGTGCCCTATCTCTCTTCTTCCAGGTCCTCTCATAGGAGCAACTTCTCCAACACAAAACGGCGGAAAGTTATAGTGAAGCATGAACCTTTTTTCCTCTCCCGGCATAAGTCCTTCTACAAATTGATATTCCTCAGGAGTACCCAAAGTAGTAGTAACAAGTGCCTGAGTCTGTCCTCTGGTAAATAGTGCAGAACCGTGAGCCCTCGGCAAAACTCCGACTTCAACAGATATTGGTCTTATTTCATCAGGTTTTCTACCATCTATCCTTATCCTTCTATTTAGAACAAGCTGTCTTACAAACTTCTTTTCTGCCTCAGCAAACGCCTCTTTAGCAAGTTTTGCCATCTCCTCCGGTATCCCAAGCTCTATAAACATCTCCTCTCTTAGAGCACGAAGCTTCATTCGTCTTTCATGCTTGTCAGGAATTGTGATAATAGGTTCTATCCTTTCCATAACCCATTTTTCTATCTTTTCCCTTGTATCTTCATCAAGAGATGGGACTGTGAATTCGTATTTCTCTTTTCCTACAAGCTCTCTCAGCTCTTCCTGAAGCTTTACTATCTTTTTAATCTCCTCGTGAGCAAACAAAATAGCATCAAGAACTTCCTCTTCAGGAACCTCTTTTGCCCCTCCTTCAACCATAACAACCGCTTCATCTGTACCTGAAACAACAAGGTCTATATCCGCTTTCTGTCGCTCCTCATAAGAAGGATTGATTTTAAGCTCCCCATCTATCCTGCAAACACGAACGCCTGCCACAGGTTTTTCAAACGGAATTCTTGAAATATGAACAGCTGCTGAAGCACCATTTATAGCAAGAACAGAAGGATCATTTTCCTGATCAGCAGATATAACAAAAGCTATAACCTGAACATCATTTCTAAAACCTTTTGGAAAAATCGGCCTTATGGAACGGTCAATAACTCTTGATTTTAAAACTTCTTCGTCGGAAGGCTTGCCTTCCCTTTTTATAAATCCTCCAGGAATTTTACCAGCAGCATAAGCTCTCTCTCTATACTCAACAAGAAGAGGGAAAAAATCTATATCCTCCCGCGGTTCATCAGACATAACAGCAGTTACAAGAACAACAGTATCTCCCTGAGACACAACAACACTTCCGTCAGCCTGCTTTGCAACTTTACCTGTTTGAAAGACAAGAGGTTTACCTCCTATTTCTCCTGAAACTTCTGTTATTGACATCGGCTTCCTCCTTAAAAACATAAGCTCAATAGATATTATTTTTGTTTTTTAGATTTATGCAGAGATAGTATATCACCTGACACAGAACAATGGGAGGGGAAAATGTAGAAAGTAGAGATTGAAATAAGGGGGAAACTCCCCCTGAACAAAATTGAAAAATTTACTTTCTTAGACCAAGCTTTAAAACAATCTCTTTATACCTGTTAAAGTCTTTTTCCTTGAGATACTTCAGAAGTTTCTTTCTCCTTCCAACAAGCCTGTAAAGAGCTCTTTTGTTATTATTATCATGCTTATGCTCTCTAAAATGCTCTGTAAGAATGTTAATTCTCTCTGTTAAAAGAGCAATCTGAACTTCTGGAGAACCTGTATCCTTCTCATGAAAACCATACTTCTTTATAATTTCCTGCTTTACATCTTTATCTACAGCCATCTATATAACCTCCTGATTCTGTTTCACCGGTGACAAAGGCAAGGTGAAATTTATCAAAGGAAATCTTCTTTGTAAAGGGGTAATAGAATTAAAAAAACCTTATTTGTTACCCAAATTTATGGGATAATTACAACACTTAAGTTTCTTCCGGAGGACAAATGTTTGAATGGATTTTAATAGCGATTATAGCAGCGCTTGTCTTTAAAGGAAATCGGCTTATGGAACTTATAAAAACTTTTAGAATCGCAAAAGAAGAGTTTAAAAAAGGGAAGGAAGGTATTGAAGAAGAAGTAATCTGTGACGGAAAACCTAAAATAAAAGTTGTAAAAAGAAAATGACACAATAAGGAGAAAAGTTATGAAAAAACAAATTTTAACAGTTTTAGTAGCGGGACTTGTCATAGGCTGTGCTCCTGAAAAAGCAGAAGTAAAGACAAACATCCAAAAAGAACCAATAGTTATTAAACCTGAAATAAAAAAAGTAACCCCAAAATTTTTCATCGGAAAGGTTTTAAGCATAGCTCCTTTAAAAAATAAAAGGGGATTTTATGTTCTGAAAGTCAAGACTAATGATGGAATAATTTACAACATTCAGATAGATTCACGTTATCTTATAAAAGGACTGACTACCACCATAGGAGATACATTAAGAATTTACGGTTACTCTCCTTATTCTACAGCAGTTGTCCCGTTTAAAATATCTTCCGTCAAAACAGGTCTATTTTATTACTACACTCCTTACTGGAAAACAAATCCGCCGAAAAGGTGAAGAGGGTAAAACCGGCTGGATGCTGGTATAATTCAAACTATAAACTGAATATTATGAGGCACCATGGAAAAGTTACCTGAAAGGGATAACTTCTGTTTTGTATGCGGAAAAAAGAACCCAAAAGGTTTAAAACTTGAATTTAAAAAAGAAAACGGAAAAGTCTATACAACTTTTTTTCTTGATAAGTATTACCAGGGATACAGCAACATTATTCATGGTGGCGTCATATCAATGATACTTGATGAGGCAATGGCGCACCTTCAAACAGAAGAAGAAAGATTTTTAACAGGGAAAATTACAGTAAAGTTTATAAAACCTTTAAAAGTGGAAGAAAAGGTAACAGTTACAGCATGGATAGAGAAAAACCGAAAAAGATTAAAAGAAACCAGAGCAGTAATGAAGAAAGAAAACGGAGAAACAGTAGCAGAAGCAGAAGCTATAATGTTTGTTAAAAGGGAGAACACTGAATGAAAAATCTACTTATAAAGATGGCTGCAATGATTTTTATAGGAGTAGTTTCAGCAAAGGCTACCACAACCGCACAGGTTATGATAGATTCCATCTCCATAAGGAAGCAACCTGAAGGAGAGATAGTCGGCACTTTAGATAAAAACACAGAAATAACTTATCAAAACAGATATAACAACTGGATAAACACTTCCAGCGGATGGTTAAACAGTGATTTCACAAAACTATCCCCTCAAAACAGCTTTTTATTTACAGAAAAGATAGAAGGAACGTTTACTCTTATAGAAGAATCTCTTGAAGGAGTTTCTCTATACGGAAAAGAGATTTTAAAGGAAGGAAGCATTTTTCCTGTTATAAAATCTGAAAAAGGTATAACCATAATTGAAAAGAAGGGTGAAAAGATAGCAGTTCCAACAAGCAAAATAAAGATTGAAAAAGGAACTTTCCCGGCGGGAATAATTCTTAAAAATGGAACGTTAATTTCGGAAAAAGGAAAAACCCTGTCTTTCATAAAAGAAAAAACACCGTTTATAAAAATCGGCAATTTCATAGCTGTTAACGGAAAGTTTGGCAATTTTATACCGATAACTCCAAAAGTGAATCACATTTCTGCTTCAAGCATACTTTCAAAAGTAAATATTTTAGTAGATACATTCAATAGTGCCAGGATATCAAGTGCAATTACAGAAAGGCTTGGATATTTTCCAAAAGTTCTACCTATAACACCTGAAGATATTCACATCGTCAACCTTGAGGAAGAAAGAAAAGGTGTTTTTTTAAACATTAAATATATGTTCTATGACCTTGACGGAAGCAAAATGAAAGACAGAAAAACAAGACTTATTCTAAAAAGAGGAAATGAAGTTTTCTGGGAAAAAGTAAGCAAAGAAGTCTTCTCCCTATCTCCTTCAGTTAAATTTGTGCAAATAAATATCTTCCGCTACGACGGAAAAGGGAATTTTGAGAAAAAAGGATTTGTCGCCGTTGGAATAACCGATTTTAAAAAAGGAATCTGCGACGCTCCGCCTGAAAAATTTATGGAAAAGACAGAATCTGAATTAAGCGAAGACCTATGGTTCTTTGCAAATGAAGTTTATGAGAGGGTAGAAAATGGGAATTAAAGAAAATATAGAAGCTATAAAAGAGCGAATCTCTAACGCTGCCAGAAGAGCAGGAAGAGATCCAGAAGAGATAACGCTCCTTGCAGCATCCAAAACAAGAGCCCCACAGGAGATAAGAGAAGCTTTCAACTGCGGAATAAAAGTGTTTGGCGAGAATAGAGTTCAGGAAGCAAGAGAAAAAATCCCGGCACTTTCAGACCTCCCGATAGAGTGGCATATGATAGGCCATCTCCAGACAAACAAAGTTAAATACGCCGTAAAAATGTTCACATTAATTCATTCTGTTGATTCTGAAAATCTCATTGAAGAGCTTGAAAAAAGAGCAAAAAAAGAAGAAAAAATTCAGGAAGTTTTAATAGAGGTAAAGCTTTCCCCCGAGGAAACAAAACACGGATGCAAAGAAGATGAAGTTCCTTTTTTAGTTGAAAAAATCCTTGAAAAAGAAAACCTTAAACTGCTCGGATTTATGACAATACCTCCCTACGTTGAAAACAGAGAAGAGGTAAGGCCTTACTTTGCAAAACTCAGAGAGATAAAAGAAGCGATGGAAAGGAAATTTGGCAGAAGATTCCCTCATCTTTCTATGGGAATGACCCACGATTTTGAAGTGGCAATAGAAGAAGGAGCAACAATTGTTAGAATTGGAACAGCAATTTTTGGACCAAGAAACTATTAAAGGAGCGATGGATGAAAAAAGAGATTATTGAAAAACACCTGCCTTTAAACGAATATAAGAAAGCGGTTGAGCTTCTTGGCAGAGAACCCAATCTTGTTGAACTTGGCATATTCTCAGCTATGTGGTCAGAACACTGCTCTTATAAATCTTCCCGTGTTCATCTTTCAAAATTTCCCACAAAAGCTCCGTGGGTTGTTCAGGGACCCGGGGAAAATGCCGGAATAATCATGGTTGATGAAGAAAAAGGGATATGTGCGGCTTTTAAGGTTGAATCCCATAACCATCCCTCATTTATAGAACCTTTTAACGGAGCCGCAACAGGAGTTGGCGGAATTTTAAGAGATGTATTCACAATGGGAGCAAGACCAATAGCGTGTATGGACTCCTTAAGATTCGGGGAACTTTCCGACCCGAAAATGAAATATGTGATGAAAGGAGTGGTTTCTGGAATAAGTCACTATGGTAACTGCGTTGGCGTCCCAACAGTAGGTGGTGAGGTGTATTTTGATAGCTGTTATCAAACAAATCCTCTTGTAAACGCTTTTGCTCTTGGAATTGTGAAAAAGGATAAGATTTTCTACGCACAGGCAGCCGGTGTAGGAAATCCTGTAATTTATGTTGGTTCAAAAACAGGAAGGGACGGAATCCACGGAGCAACCATGGCATCTGAAGAGTTCTCATCAGAAGAGGAAGTTGAAAAAAAAGTAAACGTTCAGGTTGGAGACCCGTTTATTGAAAAACTACTGATAGAAGCGTGCCTTGAAGCAATGGAAACAGAAGGAATAATTGCAATTCAGGATATGGGAGCGGCAGGGCTGACATCTTCTTCTGTTGAGATGGCATCAAGAGGAAATGTAGGCGTTAAACTTGACCTTGATAAAGTTCCCACAAGAGAAGAAGGAATGACACCTTACGAGATTATGCTTTCAGAATCTCAGGAAAGAATGCTTGTTGTGTGCGAAAAAGGTAAAGAAGAAAATATTATAAAAGTATTTAAAAAATGGGGCCTTGATGCATGTATTATCGGTGAAATCATAGAAGAACCTGTAATAAGACTTTTCTGGCATAATGAAAAAGTCGCAGAGCTTCCAGTAAATATCCTGACAGATGAAGCACCTGTTTATTACAGACCTTTCAAAGTTCCACAGTATATAATAGAAAACAGAAGCTACAACCAGGAAATCCTCCCCCAGCCTGAAGACTTAAATGAAATAACATTAAAGCTTTTATCTTCCCCCACCATAGCAAGTAAAAGGTGGATTTATGAACAGTATGACCACATGGTTCAGATAAATACTGTTGTATATCCTGGCTCAGACGCTTCTGTTTTAAGAGTAAAGGAAAGCAGAAAAGGTATCGCTATAAGCTCTGACTGTAACTCAAGATACTGCTATCTTAATCCTTACGAAGGTGGAAAGATAGCTGTTGCAGAAGCTGCAAGAAATGTTGCATGCAGCGGTGCAACACCAAGAGCCATTACAGACTGTCTAAACTTTGCAAGTCCAGAAGATCCAGAAATAATGTGGCAATTTGTAAAATGCACCGACGGAATGGCAGATGCGTGTAAAATCCTTGAAACCCCTGTGGTAAGCGGAAATGTTAGCTTTTATAATGAAACCGCTCTTGAAAACGGAAAAAGAGCCATTTTCCCCACTCCAACAGTTGTATGTGTGGGCGTTCTGGAGAACGTTGAAAAAAGAATGACAAAAGATTTTAAAGATGAAGGTGATGTAATAATCCTGCTTGGAGAAAAT
It encodes the following:
- a CDS encoding polyribonucleotide nucleotidyltransferase encodes the protein MSITEVSGEIGGKPLVFQTGKVAKQADGSVVVSQGDTVVLVTAVMSDEPREDIDFFPLLVEYRERAYAAGKIPGGFIKREGKPSDEEVLKSRVIDRSIRPIFPKGFRNDVQVIAFVISADQENDPSVLAINGASAAVHISRIPFEKPVAGVRVCRIDGELKINPSYEERQKADIDLVVSGTDEAVVMVEGGAKEVPEEEVLDAILFAHEEIKKIVKLQEELRELVGKEKYEFTVPSLDEDTREKIEKWVMERIEPIITIPDKHERRMKLRALREEMFIELGIPEEMAKLAKEAFAEAEKKFVRQLVLNRRIRIDGRKPDEIRPISVEVGVLPRAHGSALFTRGQTQALVTTTLGTPEEYQFVEGLMPGEEKRFMLHYNFPPFCVGEVAPMRGPGRREIGHGALAERALAPVIPDESEFPYVIRVVSDILESNGSSSMATVCGGSLSLMDAGVPIKAQVAGIAMGLIIEGDNFVVLSDILGDEDHLGDMDFKVAGTRKGVTAIQMDLKVKGISRDVLMTALKQAREGRFYILDRMDAVIDKPREEVSPFAPRIVSTHIDPEKTRDLIGPGGKTIKMILDKAGVKIDIKEDGTVLVSAPSEEAAAQAIKMIHDVTEDIAVGNTYLGRVTRVENYGAFVEMFPGKIGLLHISKLPPELKEDILNKVKVGDIIPVKVIEIDKLGRMKLSRIDVNEEEEKELRKSGGFYAEPEDK
- the rpsO gene encoding 30S ribosomal protein S15, which translates into the protein MAVDKDVKQEIIKKYGFHEKDTGSPEVQIALLTERINILTEHFREHKHDNNNKRALYRLVGRRKKLLKYLKEKDFNRYKEIVLKLGLRK
- a CDS encoding twin-arginine translocase TatA/TatE family subunit translates to MFEWILIAIIAALVFKGNRLMELIKTFRIAKEEFKKGKEGIEEEVICDGKPKIKVVKRK
- a CDS encoding PaaI family thioesterase; this translates as MEKLPERDNFCFVCGKKNPKGLKLEFKKENGKVYTTFFLDKYYQGYSNIIHGGVISMILDEAMAHLQTEEERFLTGKITVKFIKPLKVEEKVTVTAWIEKNRKRLKETRAVMKKENGETVAEAEAIMFVKRENTE
- a CDS encoding YggS family pyridoxal phosphate-dependent enzyme, encoding MGIKENIEAIKERISNAARRAGRDPEEITLLAASKTRAPQEIREAFNCGIKVFGENRVQEAREKIPALSDLPIEWHMIGHLQTNKVKYAVKMFTLIHSVDSENLIEELEKRAKKEEKIQEVLIEVKLSPEETKHGCKEDEVPFLVEKILEKENLKLLGFMTIPPYVENREEVRPYFAKLREIKEAMERKFGRRFPHLSMGMTHDFEVAIEEGATIVRIGTAIFGPRNY
- the purL gene encoding phosphoribosylformylglycinamidine synthase subunit PurL, translating into MKKEIIEKHLPLNEYKKAVELLGREPNLVELGIFSAMWSEHCSYKSSRVHLSKFPTKAPWVVQGPGENAGIIMVDEEKGICAAFKVESHNHPSFIEPFNGAATGVGGILRDVFTMGARPIACMDSLRFGELSDPKMKYVMKGVVSGISHYGNCVGVPTVGGEVYFDSCYQTNPLVNAFALGIVKKDKIFYAQAAGVGNPVIYVGSKTGRDGIHGATMASEEFSSEEEVEKKVNVQVGDPFIEKLLIEACLEAMETEGIIAIQDMGAAGLTSSSVEMASRGNVGVKLDLDKVPTREEGMTPYEIMLSESQERMLVVCEKGKEENIIKVFKKWGLDACIIGEIIEEPVIRLFWHNEKVAELPVNILTDEAPVYYRPFKVPQYIIENRSYNQEILPQPEDLNEITLKLLSSPTIASKRWIYEQYDHMVQINTVVYPGSDASVLRVKESRKGIAISSDCNSRYCYLNPYEGGKIAVAEAARNVACSGATPRAITDCLNFASPEDPEIMWQFVKCTDGMADACKILETPVVSGNVSFYNETALENGKRAIFPTPTVVCVGVLENVEKRMTKDFKDEGDVIILLGENTGNISGSEYQKLIEGEFKGTGQTIDLKFEKTLQNSIVEAIQKELIKSAHDISEGGIAVALFESSFGRNLGFEVNLNDNIRSDFLLFGEEQSRIIISVSPEKEEEVLEFFKERTIPAKRIGVVKGNRGIISHNGKEVINISVEEAKQYYETGLEKNL